One segment of Akkermansiaceae bacterium DNA contains the following:
- a CDS encoding MarR family transcriptional regulator: protein MKTSPSNTSSVDTDRLADFVLFTQRSCILNLSSELNRGNISFPQFFLLAYLSSEDYLTMSDIAKKMGHSTAAATGLVDRLEKLSYVERVHAAEDRRKIMVRITQKGTELVARMRREIATNLADVMSEMDEEEADTVDHANRALTGRSL, encoded by the coding sequence ATGAAAACTAGTCCCTCCAACACTAGCTCCGTCGATACTGACCGTCTTGCAGACTTCGTTCTGTTTACACAACGTTCATGCATCCTCAACTTGTCCAGCGAACTGAACCGCGGAAATATTTCTTTCCCGCAGTTCTTCCTGTTGGCTTATCTATCTAGCGAAGATTACCTGACCATGTCAGACATCGCTAAGAAAATGGGTCACTCCACCGCAGCCGCCACCGGCCTCGTGGATCGCCTCGAGAAGTTGAGCTATGTAGAGCGTGTGCACGCAGCCGAAGATCGCCGTAAGATCATGGTCCGTATTACCCAAAAGGGAACGGAGCTGGTCGCGCGTATGCGCCGCGAGATCGCAACAAACCTCGCTGACGTCATGTCAGAGATGGATGAAGAAGAAGCCGATACCGTGGATCATGCGAATCGTGCCCTCACAGGCCGGTCGCTGTAA